The proteins below come from a single Takifugu rubripes chromosome 10, fTakRub1.2, whole genome shotgun sequence genomic window:
- the myo3a gene encoding myosin-IIIa isoform X2 yields MFPQSGKSIVFDNFPDPTDTWEIIETIGKGTYGKVYKVLNKSDGSKAAVKILDPIHDIDEEIEAEYNILKALSDHANVVKFYGMFYKKDVKCGDQLWLALELCNGGSVTDLAKGLLRRGDRMDEAIVAYILHEALMGLQHLHANKTIHRDVKGNNILLTTQGGVKLVDFGVSAQLTNTRLRRNTSVGTPFWMAPEVIACEQQLDSTYDARCDVWSLGITAIELGDGDPPLSDLHPMRALFKIPRNPPPTLHQPELWSDAFNDFICRCLIKDFELRPNVLDLLLHHFIRRSVGREKILQKQLIELIDLNQQMGAIEKTRHERIHTKRGSCVMMQPEEEDADDLAALEVLDENKVTEQLQSRYSRDQIYTYVGDILIAVNPFHAMEIYAPQHSKLYIGAKRTANPPHIFAVADVAYQSMVSYNADQCVVISGESGAGKTESAHLLVQQLTVLGKANNRSLQEKILLVNNLVEAFGNACTVINDNSSRFGKYLEMKFTCGGTVVGAKISEYLLEKSRVIHQAAGERNFHIFYYVYAGLADRKKLAHYKLSDSRAPKYLCNEHVKPGPDMVNNASYREHFNAVEQCFKVIGFSLEELGSVYSTLAAILNAGDVEFSPVASEHQTDKSNIVNVSVLENVASLLCIRSDELQEALTSHCVVARGETIVRSNTVEKAAEVRDAMSKALYGRLFSWIVNRINALLRPDGHLGEDDKGSNIGILDIFGFENFKRNSFEQLCINIANEQIQFYFNQHIFAWEQDEYLNEDVDARMIEYEDNRPLLDLFLQKPMGMLSLLDEESRFPQATDQTLVEKFEDNLKTKSFWRPKRVDLGFGIHHYAGKVLYNAAGFLSKNRDTLPADIILLLRSSENELIHKLVTHPLTKTGNLAHTRGKGMNSIPRTPTRTITFAKPGEPGETPSHPRETTNMRTQTVASYFRFSLMDLLSKMVAGQPHFVRCIKPNNDRQANKFDREKVLVQLRYTGVLETAKIRRQGYSHRILYANFIKRYYILAFPAHKEPAGTRQTCTAILEKAKLENWAMGKTKVFLKYYHVEQLNLMVQQATQRVVLLQAYIRGWLGARRYRRTLSEREHSALVLQSVYRGHRARKKVADDKIKAKLEASVVQLQAVCRSYLARRKYKELMEEKNRAATKIQARYRGHRERRSFKRRREAKQRREEEEEEALREKEITREEEEGAKAAEEDEETKAAVVLQSNYRGFKERKKFQERKKSQFQLPPGGEETTGGQDGRRKTAENEEEEESTYEADEDEDSDHTQVPEDEEPVEMVEEAADGGFIGVEEETKAATVLQSNFRGHKERRRLQEEGKIPARRAQRPPEEGGGVAVEEITLENLEEAKAAVVLQSNFRGHKERKRLEEEGKIPKRKMETQEKEAELQREEAPAGPDEEKAATVLQSNFRGHRERRKLKEERATKEKAREEPEEPEEQEEQEEHPVELEDVVLERRDDADAEKLEEEQAAVKIQSNFRGYQDRKNLKASKEAAQMQAEQLENFSKQVSRSSEDFVALQQKLNDIIQAHRSNPEDRGMFVRGKSVNGFAPQVKDQSKSAEQRQARTPRRSQQPKTLDTPEESTYYNLIHVRHRCVISPRLSPQRSVQDDKRKPRKAGPGKLLDVDDQYYQQVTSSRSEPCIATKAPTPDGTSREGRAPDRKQSVGQRSAGGQVREGAASEPESRRTDGDNRRSLPRTLSADSQTKENPYDFRHLLRKTSQRTKLIKRY; encoded by the exons ATGTTTCCACAATCGGGGAAATCGATTGTCTTTGACAACTTTCCGGATCCCACTGACACCTGGGAAATCATCGAGACCATCGGGAAAGGGACCTACGGAAAAGTCTACAAGGTGCTGAACAAAAGCGACGGAAGCAAAGCTGCCGTGAAGATACTGGATCCCATCCAC GACATCGATGAGGAGATCGAGGCGGAGTACAACATCCTGAAAGCTCTCTCCGACCACGCCAACGTGGTCAAGTTCTACGGGATGTTCTACAAGAAGGACGTGAAGTGCGGGGACCAGTTGTGGCTGGCGCTGGAG ctGTGCAACGGCGGCTCGGTGACGGATCTGGCCAAAGGCCTGCTGAGGCGGGGCGACAGGATGGACGAGGCCATCGTCGCCTACATCCTCCACGAGGCCCTCATG ggcctccagcacctgcacgcCAACAAGACCATCCACCGCGACGTGAAGGGCAACAACATCCTGCTGACCACGCAGGGAGGCGTCAAACTGGTGGACTTCG gagtcTCTGCCCAGCTGACCAACACCCGCCTGAGGAGGAACACCTCTGTAGGAACCCCCTTCTGGATGGCCCCCGAG GTCATCGCGTgcgagcagcagctggactccACCTACGACGCGCGCTGCGACGTCTGGTCGTTGGGCATCACCGCCATCGAGCTGGGCGACGGAGACCCCCCCCTGTCCGACCTCCATCCCATGAGAGCCCTTTTCAAAATACCTCG GAACCCCCCGCCCACCCTCCACCAGCCCGAGCTCTGGTCGGACGCCTTCAACGACTTCATCTGCAG GTGTCTGATCAAGGACTTCGAGCTGCGGCCCAACgttctggacctgctgctgcaccacttCATCAGACGCTCCGTCGGCAGGGAGAAAAtcctgcagaagcagctgatcGAGCTCATTGATCTCAACCAGCAGATGGGAGCCATTGAGAAGACCAG GCATGAGCGCATCCACACCAAGAGAGGAAGCTGCGTGATGATGCAGCCGGAGGAGGAAGACGCGGACGACCTCGCCGCCCTCGAGGTGCTAGACGAG AACAAGGTGACGGAGCAGCTCCAGAGTCGCTACAGCAGGGACCAAATCTACACGTACGTGGGCGACATTCTCATCGCGGTCAACCCGTTCCACGCCATGGAGATCTACGCCCCCCAG CATTCCAAGCTGTACATCGGCGCCAAGCGGACGGCTAATCCGCCGCACATCTTTGCCGTGGCCGACGTGGCGTACCAGTCCATGGTGTCGTACAACGCCGACCAGTGCGTCGTGATCAGCGGCGAAAGCGGAGCGGGAAAAACGGAGAGCGCTCACCTGTTGGTGCAGCAGCTGACCGTCCTGGGGAAG GCCAACAACCGGAGCCTCCAGGAGAAGATCCTGCTGGTCAACAACCTGGTGGAGGCCTTCGGGAACGCGTGCACCGTCATCAACGACAACTCCAGCCGCTTCGGAAAATACCTGGAGATGAAGTTCACCTGCGGGGGAACCGTGGTCGGAGCCAAGATCTCCGAGTACCTGCTGGAGAAGTCCCGAGTCATCCACCAGGCAGC AGGCGAGAGGAACTTCCACATCTTCTACTACGTTTACGCCGGCCTGGCCGACAGGAAGAAGCTCGCCCACTACAAGCTCTCCGACAGCAGAGCGCCCAA GTATCTGTGTAACGAGCACGTCAAACCGGGGCCCGACATGGTGAACAACGCGTCCTACAGGGAGCACTTCAACGCGGTGGAGCAGTGCTTCAAGGTTATCGGATTCTCCCTGGAG GAGCTGGGCAGCGTTTACAGCACGCTGGCGGCCATCCTCAACGCCGGCGACGTGGAGTTCTCTCCGGTGGCCTCGGAGCACCAGACGGACAAGAGCAACATCGTCAACGTGTCCGTCCTGGAAAACG TGGCGTCGCTGCTGTGCATCCGCTCGGATGAGCTCCAGGAGGCCTTGACCTCCCACTGCGTGGTGGCGAGGGGGGAGACCATCGTCAGGTCCAACACGGTGGAGAAGGCGGCGGAGGTGAGGGACGCCATGAGCAAGGCGCTGTACGGACGCCTCTTCAGCTGGATCGTCAACCGCATCAACGCGCTGCTGCGACCGGACGGGCACCTCGG agAGGACGACAAGGGCTCCAACATCGGCATCCTGGATATTTTCGGCTTCGAGAACTTCAAGAGGAACTCCTTCGAGCAGCTGTGCATCAACATCGCCAACGAGCAGATCCAGTTTTACTTCAACCAGCACATTTTCGCCTGGGAGCAG GATGAGTACCTGAACGAGGACGTGGACGCCCGGATGATCGAGTACGAGGACAACCGGCCCCTGCTGGACCTGTTCCTGCAGAAGCCCATGGGGATGCTGTCTCTGCTGGACGAGGAGAGCCGCTTCCCCCAGGCCACCGACCAGACCCTCGTAG AGAAATTCGAAGACAATCTCAAGACCAAATCCTTCTGGAGGCCGAAGAGAGTCGACCTGGGCTTTGGGATTCACCACTACGCCGGGAAG GTCCTCTATAATGCCGCCGGCTTCCTGTCCAAGAACAGGGACACGCTGCCGGCTGacatcatcctgctgctgcgctcGTCAGAAAACGAGCTGATCCACAAACTGGTCACTCACCCGCTCACCAAGACAG GCAACCTCGCCCACACCAGGGGTAAAGGCATGAACAGCATTCCACGGACACCGACACGCACCATCACCTTCGCCAAg CCCGGCGAGCCCGGAGAAACCCCTTCCCACCCTCGGGAGACCACCAACATGCGGACGCAGACGGTGGCCTCGTACTTCCGG TTCTCGCTCATGGACCTGCTGTCCAAGATGGTCGCCGGGCAGCCGCACTTCGTCCGCTGCATCAAACCCAACAACGACCGCCAGGCCAACAAGTTCGACCGGGAGAAGGTTCTGGTCCAGCTGCGCTACACCGGCGTCCTGGAGACGGCCAAGATCAGGAGGCAGGGCTACTCCCACCGCATCCTCTACGCTAACTTCATCAAGAG GTACTACATCCTGGCCTTTCCGGCTCACAAGGAGCCAGCGGGGACTCGGCAAACCTGCACGGCCATACTGGAGAAGGCGAAGCTGGAGAACTGGGCCATGGGGAAGACCAAA GTGTTCCTCAAGTACTACCACGTGGAGCAGCTGAACCTGATGGTGCAGCAGGCCACCCAGAGGGTGGTGCTGCTCCAGGCGTACATCAGAGGCTGGCTGGGGGCCCGGCGGTACCGCCGGACGCTGTCGGAGCGGGAACACAGCGCTCTGGTGCTGCAGTCGG TTTACAGAGGCCACAGAGCCCGGAAGAAGGTGGCCGACGACAAGATCAAAGCCAAGTTGGAGGCCTCCGTGGTCCAGCTTCAGGCCG TTTGCAGGAGCTACCTGGCAAGAAGGAAGTACAAGGaactgatggaggagaagaaccGAGCTGCAACCAAAATCCAGGCCCGCTACAGAGGTCACAGGGAGCGCAGGAGCTTCAAGAGGAGGAG GGAAGCAAAACAAagacgggaagaagaagaagaagaagctctgagagagaaggagatcaccagagaagaagaagaaggtgccaaagctgctgaggaggatgaggaaaccAAGGCCGCCGTGGTTCTTCAGAGCAACTACAGAGGCttcaaagagaggaagaagttccaggagaggaagaagagccaGTTCCAGCTGCCGCCGGGGGGCGAGGAGACGACCGGCGGCCAGGACGGACGGCGGAAGACGGCGgagaacgaggaggaggaggagagcacgTACGAGGccgacgaggacgaggacagcgATCACACGCAGGTGCCGGAGGACGAAGAGCCGGTGGAAATGGTGGAAGAAGCAGCCGATGGGGGGTTCATCGGCGTGGAGGAAGAAACCAAAGCTGCCACCGTCCTCCAGAGCAACTTCAGAGGtcacaaagagaggaggaggctgcaaGAGGAGGGCAAGATCCCAGCCCGGAGAGCACAGCGCCCCCCAGAGGAGGGAGGCGGCGTTGCTGTGGAGGAGATCacgctggagaacctggaggaggCCAAGGCAGCTGTGGTGCTCCAGAGCAACTTCAGAGGACACAAGGAGCGCAaacggctggaggaggaaggaaagatccccaagaggaagatggagacgCAGGAGAAGGAGGCCGAGCTACAGCGGGAGGAGGCTCCGGCAGGGCCGGATGAAGAGAAGGCTGCCACTGTCCTCCAGAGCAACTTCAGAGGACATCGAGAGAGACgcaagctgaaggaggagagagcgaCGAAGGAGAAGGCAAGAGAGGAGCCGGAGGAgccggaggagcaggaggagcaggaggagcaccctgtggagctggaggatgtGGTTCTGGAACGCAGAGACGATGCAGATgctgagaagctggaggaggaacaggcGGCGGTGAAGATCCAGAGTAACTTCAGGGGCTACCAGGACAGGAAGAACCTGAAGGCCAGCAAGGAAGCAGCACAGATGCAggcggagcagctggagaacttCTCCAAACAG gtctCCAGATCTTCTGAGGACTTTGTGGCCCTGCAGCAGAAACTCAACGACATCATCCAGGCGCATCGGTCCAACCCAGAGGACCGCGGCATGTTTGTGAGGGGGAAGAGCGTCAACGGCTTCGCCCCCCaggtcaaagatcaaagcaaatcaG cggagcagaggcaggcgAGGACCCCCCGCAGGAGCCAGCAGCCAAAGACCCTCGACACCCCCGAGGAGTCCACCTACTACAACCTGATTCAC GTTAGACACCGATGTGTAATCAGTCCTCGTCTCTCCCCCCAGAGATCTGTCCAAGATGATAAACGCAAGCCCAGGAAAGCAGG CCCAGGGAAGCTGCTGGACGTGGACGACCAGTACTACCAGCAAGTGACCAGCAGCCGCTCGGAACCCTGCATCGCCACAAAGGCGCCGACGCCGGACGGCACGTCCAGGGAGGGCCGCGCCCCCGACAGGAAGCAGTCGGTGGGCCAGAGGTCGGCGGGGGGGCAGGTCAGAGAGGGGGCCGCCTCGGAACCAGAGTCCCGCAGAACCGACGGCGACAACAG GCGGTCCCTCCCCAGGACGCTGTCCGCCGACAGCCAGACGAAGGAGAACCCGTACGACTTCAGGCACCTGCTGAGGAAGACCTCCCAGAGGACGAAGCTCATCAAACGGTACTGA
- the myo3a gene encoding myosin-IIIa isoform X1, protein MFPQSGKSIVFDNFPDPTDTWEIIETIGKGTYGKVYKVLNKSDGSKAAVKILDPIHDIDEEIEAEYNILKALSDHANVVKFYGMFYKKDVKCGDQLWLALELCNGGSVTDLAKGLLRRGDRMDEAIVAYILHEALMGLQHLHANKTIHRDVKGNNILLTTQGGVKLVDFGVSAQLTNTRLRRNTSVGTPFWMAPEVIACEQQLDSTYDARCDVWSLGITAIELGDGDPPLSDLHPMRALFKIPRNPPPTLHQPELWSDAFNDFICRCLIKDFELRPNVLDLLLHHFIRRSVGREKILQKQLIELIDLNQQMGAIEKTSHHGKTDRSTDSDGRHERIHTKRGSCVMMQPEEEDADDLAALEVLDENKVTEQLQSRYSRDQIYTYVGDILIAVNPFHAMEIYAPQHSKLYIGAKRTANPPHIFAVADVAYQSMVSYNADQCVVISGESGAGKTESAHLLVQQLTVLGKANNRSLQEKILLVNNLVEAFGNACTVINDNSSRFGKYLEMKFTCGGTVVGAKISEYLLEKSRVIHQAAGERNFHIFYYVYAGLADRKKLAHYKLSDSRAPKYLCNEHVKPGPDMVNNASYREHFNAVEQCFKVIGFSLEELGSVYSTLAAILNAGDVEFSPVASEHQTDKSNIVNVSVLENVASLLCIRSDELQEALTSHCVVARGETIVRSNTVEKAAEVRDAMSKALYGRLFSWIVNRINALLRPDGHLGEDDKGSNIGILDIFGFENFKRNSFEQLCINIANEQIQFYFNQHIFAWEQDEYLNEDVDARMIEYEDNRPLLDLFLQKPMGMLSLLDEESRFPQATDQTLVEKFEDNLKTKSFWRPKRVDLGFGIHHYAGKVLYNAAGFLSKNRDTLPADIILLLRSSENELIHKLVTHPLTKTGNLAHTRGKGMNSIPRTPTRTITFAKPGEPGETPSHPRETTNMRTQTVASYFRFSLMDLLSKMVAGQPHFVRCIKPNNDRQANKFDREKVLVQLRYTGVLETAKIRRQGYSHRILYANFIKRYYILAFPAHKEPAGTRQTCTAILEKAKLENWAMGKTKVFLKYYHVEQLNLMVQQATQRVVLLQAYIRGWLGARRYRRTLSEREHSALVLQSVYRGHRARKKVADDKIKAKLEASVVQLQAVCRSYLARRKYKELMEEKNRAATKIQARYRGHRERRSFKRRREAKQRREEEEEEALREKEITREEEEGAKAAEEDEETKAAVVLQSNYRGFKERKKFQERKKSQFQLPPGGEETTGGQDGRRKTAENEEEEESTYEADEDEDSDHTQVPEDEEPVEMVEEAADGGFIGVEEETKAATVLQSNFRGHKERRRLQEEGKIPARRAQRPPEEGGGVAVEEITLENLEEAKAAVVLQSNFRGHKERKRLEEEGKIPKRKMETQEKEAELQREEAPAGPDEEKAATVLQSNFRGHRERRKLKEERATKEKAREEPEEPEEQEEQEEHPVELEDVVLERRDDADAEKLEEEQAAVKIQSNFRGYQDRKNLKASKEAAQMQAEQLENFSKQVSRSSEDFVALQQKLNDIIQAHRSNPEDRGMFVRGKSVNGFAPQVKDQSKSAEQRQARTPRRSQQPKTLDTPEESTYYNLIHRSVQDDKRKPRKAGPGKLLDVDDQYYQQVTSSRSEPCIATKAPTPDGTSREGRAPDRKQSVGQRSAGGQVREGAASEPESRRTDGDNRRSLPRTLSADSQTKENPYDFRHLLRKTSQRTKLIKRY, encoded by the exons ATGTTTCCACAATCGGGGAAATCGATTGTCTTTGACAACTTTCCGGATCCCACTGACACCTGGGAAATCATCGAGACCATCGGGAAAGGGACCTACGGAAAAGTCTACAAGGTGCTGAACAAAAGCGACGGAAGCAAAGCTGCCGTGAAGATACTGGATCCCATCCAC GACATCGATGAGGAGATCGAGGCGGAGTACAACATCCTGAAAGCTCTCTCCGACCACGCCAACGTGGTCAAGTTCTACGGGATGTTCTACAAGAAGGACGTGAAGTGCGGGGACCAGTTGTGGCTGGCGCTGGAG ctGTGCAACGGCGGCTCGGTGACGGATCTGGCCAAAGGCCTGCTGAGGCGGGGCGACAGGATGGACGAGGCCATCGTCGCCTACATCCTCCACGAGGCCCTCATG ggcctccagcacctgcacgcCAACAAGACCATCCACCGCGACGTGAAGGGCAACAACATCCTGCTGACCACGCAGGGAGGCGTCAAACTGGTGGACTTCG gagtcTCTGCCCAGCTGACCAACACCCGCCTGAGGAGGAACACCTCTGTAGGAACCCCCTTCTGGATGGCCCCCGAG GTCATCGCGTgcgagcagcagctggactccACCTACGACGCGCGCTGCGACGTCTGGTCGTTGGGCATCACCGCCATCGAGCTGGGCGACGGAGACCCCCCCCTGTCCGACCTCCATCCCATGAGAGCCCTTTTCAAAATACCTCG GAACCCCCCGCCCACCCTCCACCAGCCCGAGCTCTGGTCGGACGCCTTCAACGACTTCATCTGCAG GTGTCTGATCAAGGACTTCGAGCTGCGGCCCAACgttctggacctgctgctgcaccacttCATCAGACGCTCCGTCGGCAGGGAGAAAAtcctgcagaagcagctgatcGAGCTCATTGATCTCAACCAGCAGATGGGAGCCATTGAGAAGACCAG CCACCAcggaaagacagacaggagcaCAGACAGTGACGGAAG GCATGAGCGCATCCACACCAAGAGAGGAAGCTGCGTGATGATGCAGCCGGAGGAGGAAGACGCGGACGACCTCGCCGCCCTCGAGGTGCTAGACGAG AACAAGGTGACGGAGCAGCTCCAGAGTCGCTACAGCAGGGACCAAATCTACACGTACGTGGGCGACATTCTCATCGCGGTCAACCCGTTCCACGCCATGGAGATCTACGCCCCCCAG CATTCCAAGCTGTACATCGGCGCCAAGCGGACGGCTAATCCGCCGCACATCTTTGCCGTGGCCGACGTGGCGTACCAGTCCATGGTGTCGTACAACGCCGACCAGTGCGTCGTGATCAGCGGCGAAAGCGGAGCGGGAAAAACGGAGAGCGCTCACCTGTTGGTGCAGCAGCTGACCGTCCTGGGGAAG GCCAACAACCGGAGCCTCCAGGAGAAGATCCTGCTGGTCAACAACCTGGTGGAGGCCTTCGGGAACGCGTGCACCGTCATCAACGACAACTCCAGCCGCTTCGGAAAATACCTGGAGATGAAGTTCACCTGCGGGGGAACCGTGGTCGGAGCCAAGATCTCCGAGTACCTGCTGGAGAAGTCCCGAGTCATCCACCAGGCAGC AGGCGAGAGGAACTTCCACATCTTCTACTACGTTTACGCCGGCCTGGCCGACAGGAAGAAGCTCGCCCACTACAAGCTCTCCGACAGCAGAGCGCCCAA GTATCTGTGTAACGAGCACGTCAAACCGGGGCCCGACATGGTGAACAACGCGTCCTACAGGGAGCACTTCAACGCGGTGGAGCAGTGCTTCAAGGTTATCGGATTCTCCCTGGAG GAGCTGGGCAGCGTTTACAGCACGCTGGCGGCCATCCTCAACGCCGGCGACGTGGAGTTCTCTCCGGTGGCCTCGGAGCACCAGACGGACAAGAGCAACATCGTCAACGTGTCCGTCCTGGAAAACG TGGCGTCGCTGCTGTGCATCCGCTCGGATGAGCTCCAGGAGGCCTTGACCTCCCACTGCGTGGTGGCGAGGGGGGAGACCATCGTCAGGTCCAACACGGTGGAGAAGGCGGCGGAGGTGAGGGACGCCATGAGCAAGGCGCTGTACGGACGCCTCTTCAGCTGGATCGTCAACCGCATCAACGCGCTGCTGCGACCGGACGGGCACCTCGG agAGGACGACAAGGGCTCCAACATCGGCATCCTGGATATTTTCGGCTTCGAGAACTTCAAGAGGAACTCCTTCGAGCAGCTGTGCATCAACATCGCCAACGAGCAGATCCAGTTTTACTTCAACCAGCACATTTTCGCCTGGGAGCAG GATGAGTACCTGAACGAGGACGTGGACGCCCGGATGATCGAGTACGAGGACAACCGGCCCCTGCTGGACCTGTTCCTGCAGAAGCCCATGGGGATGCTGTCTCTGCTGGACGAGGAGAGCCGCTTCCCCCAGGCCACCGACCAGACCCTCGTAG AGAAATTCGAAGACAATCTCAAGACCAAATCCTTCTGGAGGCCGAAGAGAGTCGACCTGGGCTTTGGGATTCACCACTACGCCGGGAAG GTCCTCTATAATGCCGCCGGCTTCCTGTCCAAGAACAGGGACACGCTGCCGGCTGacatcatcctgctgctgcgctcGTCAGAAAACGAGCTGATCCACAAACTGGTCACTCACCCGCTCACCAAGACAG GCAACCTCGCCCACACCAGGGGTAAAGGCATGAACAGCATTCCACGGACACCGACACGCACCATCACCTTCGCCAAg CCCGGCGAGCCCGGAGAAACCCCTTCCCACCCTCGGGAGACCACCAACATGCGGACGCAGACGGTGGCCTCGTACTTCCGG TTCTCGCTCATGGACCTGCTGTCCAAGATGGTCGCCGGGCAGCCGCACTTCGTCCGCTGCATCAAACCCAACAACGACCGCCAGGCCAACAAGTTCGACCGGGAGAAGGTTCTGGTCCAGCTGCGCTACACCGGCGTCCTGGAGACGGCCAAGATCAGGAGGCAGGGCTACTCCCACCGCATCCTCTACGCTAACTTCATCAAGAG GTACTACATCCTGGCCTTTCCGGCTCACAAGGAGCCAGCGGGGACTCGGCAAACCTGCACGGCCATACTGGAGAAGGCGAAGCTGGAGAACTGGGCCATGGGGAAGACCAAA GTGTTCCTCAAGTACTACCACGTGGAGCAGCTGAACCTGATGGTGCAGCAGGCCACCCAGAGGGTGGTGCTGCTCCAGGCGTACATCAGAGGCTGGCTGGGGGCCCGGCGGTACCGCCGGACGCTGTCGGAGCGGGAACACAGCGCTCTGGTGCTGCAGTCGG TTTACAGAGGCCACAGAGCCCGGAAGAAGGTGGCCGACGACAAGATCAAAGCCAAGTTGGAGGCCTCCGTGGTCCAGCTTCAGGCCG TTTGCAGGAGCTACCTGGCAAGAAGGAAGTACAAGGaactgatggaggagaagaaccGAGCTGCAACCAAAATCCAGGCCCGCTACAGAGGTCACAGGGAGCGCAGGAGCTTCAAGAGGAGGAG GGAAGCAAAACAAagacgggaagaagaagaagaagaagctctgagagagaaggagatcaccagagaagaagaagaaggtgccaaagctgctgaggaggatgaggaaaccAAGGCCGCCGTGGTTCTTCAGAGCAACTACAGAGGCttcaaagagaggaagaagttccaggagaggaagaagagccaGTTCCAGCTGCCGCCGGGGGGCGAGGAGACGACCGGCGGCCAGGACGGACGGCGGAAGACGGCGgagaacgaggaggaggaggagagcacgTACGAGGccgacgaggacgaggacagcgATCACACGCAGGTGCCGGAGGACGAAGAGCCGGTGGAAATGGTGGAAGAAGCAGCCGATGGGGGGTTCATCGGCGTGGAGGAAGAAACCAAAGCTGCCACCGTCCTCCAGAGCAACTTCAGAGGtcacaaagagaggaggaggctgcaaGAGGAGGGCAAGATCCCAGCCCGGAGAGCACAGCGCCCCCCAGAGGAGGGAGGCGGCGTTGCTGTGGAGGAGATCacgctggagaacctggaggaggCCAAGGCAGCTGTGGTGCTCCAGAGCAACTTCAGAGGACACAAGGAGCGCAaacggctggaggaggaaggaaagatccccaagaggaagatggagacgCAGGAGAAGGAGGCCGAGCTACAGCGGGAGGAGGCTCCGGCAGGGCCGGATGAAGAGAAGGCTGCCACTGTCCTCCAGAGCAACTTCAGAGGACATCGAGAGAGACgcaagctgaaggaggagagagcgaCGAAGGAGAAGGCAAGAGAGGAGCCGGAGGAgccggaggagcaggaggagcaggaggagcaccctgtggagctggaggatgtGGTTCTGGAACGCAGAGACGATGCAGATgctgagaagctggaggaggaacaggcGGCGGTGAAGATCCAGAGTAACTTCAGGGGCTACCAGGACAGGAAGAACCTGAAGGCCAGCAAGGAAGCAGCACAGATGCAggcggagcagctggagaacttCTCCAAACAG gtctCCAGATCTTCTGAGGACTTTGTGGCCCTGCAGCAGAAACTCAACGACATCATCCAGGCGCATCGGTCCAACCCAGAGGACCGCGGCATGTTTGTGAGGGGGAAGAGCGTCAACGGCTTCGCCCCCCaggtcaaagatcaaagcaaatcaG cggagcagaggcaggcgAGGACCCCCCGCAGGAGCCAGCAGCCAAAGACCCTCGACACCCCCGAGGAGTCCACCTACTACAACCTGATTCAC AGATCTGTCCAAGATGATAAACGCAAGCCCAGGAAAGCAGG CCCAGGGAAGCTGCTGGACGTGGACGACCAGTACTACCAGCAAGTGACCAGCAGCCGCTCGGAACCCTGCATCGCCACAAAGGCGCCGACGCCGGACGGCACGTCCAGGGAGGGCCGCGCCCCCGACAGGAAGCAGTCGGTGGGCCAGAGGTCGGCGGGGGGGCAGGTCAGAGAGGGGGCCGCCTCGGAACCAGAGTCCCGCAGAACCGACGGCGACAACAG GCGGTCCCTCCCCAGGACGCTGTCCGCCGACAGCCAGACGAAGGAGAACCCGTACGACTTCAGGCACCTGCTGAGGAAGACCTCCCAGAGGACGAAGCTCATCAAACGGTACTGA